From Prochlorococcus marinus XMU1419, a single genomic window includes:
- the efp gene encoding elongation factor P: MISSNDFRTGTTIELDGQVWRVVEFLHVKPGKGSAFVRTKLKSVQSGNVVEKTFRAGESVQQAILEKSNLQHTYVESEDYVFMDMTSFEETRLSSEQIGKGAKYLKEGMEVNVIFHNGRVLEVELPISITLKVTETDPGVKGDTASGGTKPAILETGAQVMVPLFISVGEMIKVDTRNDSYLGREN, translated from the coding sequence ATGATTTCCAGTAACGATTTTCGCACAGGTACCACCATCGAATTAGATGGACAAGTTTGGCGTGTTGTAGAATTTCTACATGTCAAGCCTGGTAAGGGTTCTGCTTTCGTGCGAACAAAATTAAAATCAGTTCAAAGCGGCAACGTGGTTGAAAAAACTTTTCGAGCCGGAGAATCTGTACAACAGGCTATCCTTGAGAAGTCTAACCTGCAACATACTTATGTGGAGTCTGAAGATTATGTTTTTATGGATATGACAAGTTTTGAAGAGACAAGACTTTCCTCTGAACAAATAGGTAAAGGCGCTAAGTATTTGAAAGAGGGAATGGAGGTTAATGTAATTTTCCACAATGGTAGAGTTTTAGAGGTAGAACTTCCAATATCTATCACTTTGAAAGTAACAGAGACTGATCCTGGAGTTAAAGGTGATACTGCTAGTGGGGGTACGAAACCAGCTATCCTAGAAACAGGTGCTCAAGTTATGGTTCCTTTATTTATTTCAGTAGGTGAAATGATTAAAGTTGACACTCGTAATGATAGTTATCTTGGACGTGAAAATTAA
- a CDS encoding peptidylprolyl isomerase, giving the protein MQKFLSNQNKLLLILLIIIFEVFLFKPIEVLADLPTGNAVKDPSAILRNALPIKQVELQEIQHKLEETSDLVRGGRWPALTKTVTKCQSLLKKYQSRIIQELPNDNKKIAEQTFLELKENFDSLQEYSKSKDKYSFIATRRNALDKIGGLEEYFLPNEFPYAIPKEFDNLPRLLGRAKVNIKTSKGDMQAIVDGFNAPLTAGAFVDLASKNFYKDLPINRAEEFFVLQTGDPIGEAIGYIDPETNEERHVPLEIRIPDQKDTFYNQTFEDLGLYTETPTLPFATLGTLGWSHSNTSVDDGSSQFFFFLYEAELNPAGRNLIDGRNAAFGYVIDGFDVLEQLSKDDTIISVDVLEGIENLKLNA; this is encoded by the coding sequence ATGCAAAAATTCTTATCAAATCAGAACAAACTTTTATTAATTCTATTAATCATAATTTTTGAGGTTTTTCTCTTTAAACCGATTGAAGTACTGGCTGATTTGCCCACTGGAAATGCAGTAAAAGACCCTAGTGCAATCCTCAGGAACGCACTACCTATCAAGCAAGTTGAGTTACAAGAAATTCAACACAAATTGGAAGAAACTAGTGACCTTGTAAGAGGAGGAAGATGGCCCGCCCTTACGAAAACTGTTACAAAATGTCAATCTTTACTAAAAAAATACCAAAGCCGGATTATTCAAGAATTACCAAACGATAATAAGAAAATTGCTGAACAAACATTTTTAGAACTAAAAGAAAATTTTGATAGTCTTCAAGAATATTCAAAATCAAAGGATAAATACTCATTTATAGCGACCCGCAGAAATGCTTTAGATAAAATAGGTGGATTAGAAGAATATTTTCTGCCAAATGAATTTCCCTACGCTATTCCCAAGGAGTTTGATAATTTACCAAGATTACTGGGCAGAGCAAAAGTCAATATAAAGACCTCCAAAGGAGATATGCAAGCTATTGTGGATGGATTCAACGCTCCACTTACAGCGGGAGCATTTGTAGATTTAGCTTCAAAAAACTTCTACAAAGATTTACCTATTAACAGAGCAGAAGAATTTTTTGTATTGCAAACAGGTGATCCTATTGGTGAAGCTATTGGATATATAGATCCTGAAACAAACGAAGAACGTCACGTTCCATTAGAAATTAGAATTCCTGATCAAAAAGATACTTTTTATAATCAAACTTTTGAAGATTTAGGTCTGTACACAGAGACCCCAACATTACCTTTTGCAACACTTGGCACTCTAGGATGGTCCCATTCCAATACCTCAGTTGATGATGGCTCATCGCAATTTTTCTTCTTTTTATATGAAGCAGAATTAAATCCTGCAGGTCGAAATTTAATTGACGGGAGGAATGCTGCCTTTGGTTACGTCATAGATGGATTTGATGTACTAGAACAG